In Jatrophihabitans endophyticus, one DNA window encodes the following:
- the thrS gene encoding threonine--tRNA ligase, which yields MSASVSPPAVVPPVRVVAGTTAYDALREAGIELSGPHGAVVVRDTGGTLRDLEWSPAADTDVEPVPADSPDGLAVLRHSAAHVTAQAVQELFPGTLLGIGPPIEDGFYYDFLPPRPFTPDDLAAIEKKMAEIIKANQRFSRREIDDDDARAELAHERFKLELIGLKSSASGEEATEVGAGGLTMYDNLDAKSGERVWTDLCRGPHLPTTRRIPAVKLMRSAAAYWRGSEKNEQLQRIYGTAWATRDDLKAHLFRLEEAAKRDHRKLGTELDLFSFPDEIGSGLPVFHPKGGVIKREMEDYVRRRHIEEGFEYVGTPHISKEGTFHLSGHLPYYADGMFPPMEFEGANYYLKAMNCPMHNLIYRSRGRSYRELPLRLFEFGHVYRYEKSGVIHGLTRVRGFAQDDSHSYVTPEQAPAEIKHLLDFILGLLRDFGLDDYYLELSTRDDANPGKFVGEDAEWAVATEVLRDVAVDSGLELVPDPGGAAYYGPKISVQAKDAIGRTWQLATIQYDFNQPRGFELEYQADDGTRKRPVMIHSAKFGSIERFVGVLTEHYAGAFPAWLAPVQVVGIPVSADQVDYLYEIARDLKRVGLRVEVDDSDDRMQKKIRTAQKQKVPFMLIAGGTDVENGAVSFRYRDGSQRNGIPIGQAIEEIAQFVARRLNTSPDASFYA from the coding sequence GTGTCCGCCAGCGTCAGCCCGCCCGCCGTCGTCCCGCCCGTCCGGGTGGTCGCGGGCACCACGGCCTACGACGCACTGCGCGAGGCGGGGATCGAGCTCTCCGGCCCGCACGGTGCCGTGGTCGTCCGCGACACCGGCGGCACCCTGCGCGACCTGGAGTGGAGCCCGGCCGCCGACACCGACGTCGAGCCCGTCCCGGCCGACTCGCCCGACGGTCTCGCCGTGTTGCGGCACTCCGCGGCGCACGTGACCGCGCAGGCCGTCCAGGAGCTGTTCCCCGGCACCCTGCTGGGCATCGGCCCGCCCATCGAGGACGGCTTCTACTACGACTTCCTGCCGCCCCGGCCGTTCACCCCGGACGATCTCGCCGCCATCGAGAAGAAGATGGCCGAGATCATCAAGGCCAACCAGCGCTTCTCCCGTCGCGAGATCGACGACGACGACGCGCGCGCCGAGCTCGCCCACGAGCGCTTCAAGCTGGAGCTCATCGGTCTGAAGTCGAGCGCGTCGGGCGAGGAGGCCACCGAAGTCGGTGCCGGCGGCCTGACCATGTACGACAACCTCGACGCGAAGTCCGGCGAGCGCGTCTGGACCGACCTGTGCCGCGGCCCGCACCTGCCCACCACCCGGCGCATCCCGGCCGTCAAGCTCATGCGCAGCGCGGCGGCGTACTGGCGCGGCAGCGAGAAGAACGAGCAGCTGCAGCGCATCTACGGCACCGCGTGGGCGACCCGCGACGACCTCAAGGCACACCTCTTCCGGCTCGAGGAGGCCGCCAAACGCGACCACCGCAAGCTCGGCACCGAGCTCGACCTCTTCAGCTTCCCCGACGAGATCGGCTCCGGCCTGCCGGTGTTCCACCCCAAGGGCGGCGTCATCAAGCGGGAGATGGAGGACTACGTCCGCCGTCGCCACATCGAGGAGGGCTTCGAATACGTGGGCACCCCCCACATCTCGAAGGAGGGCACCTTCCACCTGTCGGGGCACCTGCCCTACTACGCCGACGGCATGTTCCCGCCCATGGAGTTCGAGGGCGCGAACTATTACCTCAAGGCGATGAACTGCCCGATGCACAACCTGATCTACCGGTCGCGGGGCCGCTCGTACCGCGAGCTGCCGCTGCGGCTGTTCGAGTTCGGGCACGTCTACCGCTACGAGAAGTCCGGCGTCATCCACGGGCTGACCCGCGTGCGCGGCTTCGCGCAGGACGACTCGCATTCCTACGTCACCCCCGAGCAGGCGCCGGCCGAGATCAAGCACCTGCTGGACTTCATCCTCGGACTGCTGCGCGACTTCGGCCTCGACGACTACTACCTGGAGCTGTCGACCCGCGACGACGCCAACCCGGGCAAGTTCGTCGGCGAGGACGCCGAGTGGGCGGTCGCGACCGAGGTGCTGCGCGACGTCGCCGTCGACTCCGGCCTCGAGCTCGTGCCCGACCCGGGCGGTGCCGCGTACTACGGTCCGAAGATCTCGGTGCAGGCCAAGGACGCGATCGGCCGCACCTGGCAGCTCGCGACCATCCAGTACGACTTCAACCAGCCGCGTGGCTTCGAGCTCGAATACCAGGCCGACGACGGCACCCGCAAGCGTCCGGTGATGATCCACTCGGCGAAGTTCGGCTCGATCGAGCGCTTCGTCGGCGTGCTCACCGAGCACTACGCCGGCGCGTTCCCGGCATGGCTGGCGCCGGTGCAGGTCGTCGGCATCCCGGTCTCGGCCGACCAGGTCGACTACCTCTACGAGATCGCGCGCGACCTCAAGCGCGTCGGGCTGCGCGTCGAGGTCGACGACTCCGACGACCGGATGCAGAAGAAGATCCGCACCGCGCAGAAGCAGAAGGTGCCGTTCATGCTCATCGCCGGCGGCACCGACGTCGAGAACGGCGCGGTGTCCTTCCGCTACCGCGACGGCTCGCAGCGCAACGGCATCCCGATCGGGCAGGCGATCGAGGAGATCGCGCAGTTCGTCGCACGGCGCCTGAACACCTCGCCCGACGCGTCGTTCTATGCCTGA
- a CDS encoding gamma carbonic anhydrase family protein has product MNVFEYEGVAPRIAEDAWIAPTATLIGDVTIEAGASVWYGAVLRGDDGPVVVRERANVQDGSVVHTTPGVTTEIGARATVAHLCMIHGAVLEEEALVGNGCVVLDGARIGARSMVAAMSLVQPGTEIPPGVLAAGVPATVRKEIAGTPAEFWVQVNPTYYPELAQRHRAGIRRVT; this is encoded by the coding sequence ATGAACGTGTTCGAGTACGAGGGCGTCGCTCCCCGCATCGCCGAGGACGCCTGGATCGCGCCCACGGCGACGCTGATCGGCGACGTGACGATCGAGGCGGGCGCCTCGGTCTGGTACGGCGCGGTGCTGCGCGGCGACGACGGGCCGGTCGTCGTCCGGGAGCGGGCGAACGTGCAGGACGGCAGCGTCGTGCACACCACGCCCGGCGTCACCACCGAGATCGGCGCGCGGGCCACCGTCGCCCACCTCTGCATGATCCACGGCGCGGTGCTCGAGGAGGAGGCGCTGGTCGGCAACGGGTGCGTCGTCCTGGACGGCGCCCGGATCGGTGCCCGGTCGATGGTGGCGGCGATGTCGCTCGTGCAGCCCGGGACCGAGATCCCGCCCGGCGTGCTCGCCGCCGGCGTCCCCGCGACGGTGCGCAAGGAGATCGCGGGCACGCCCGCCGAGTTCTGGGTGCAGGTCAACCCGACCTACTACCCCGAGCTGGCGCAGCGACACCGGGCCGGGATCCGCCGCGTCACCTGA
- a CDS encoding phospholipid scramblase-related protein has product MTQPQAPAGWYADPAGKHEQRWFDGTQWTEHVHSHGRQGIDPPGAPGHVPTVQRDSAKVQRDVQRAGQAGTAGFQGGGSIFTEPVLVVNQKAKLIEVNNEYAIYDQNARQIAAVRQVGQNALKKAARLLTSWDQYMTHKLQIVDMTGTPVLALTRPAKVIKSRIIVEDPSGREIGQIVQQNAFGKIRFGLESGGHAYGIIQGENWRAWNFAIKDHTDTEVARVTKTWEGLAKTMFTTADNYVVQIHRPLEEPLRSLVVAAALSIDTALKQDARGFG; this is encoded by the coding sequence ATGACGCAGCCCCAGGCCCCCGCCGGTTGGTACGCAGACCCCGCCGGCAAGCACGAGCAGCGCTGGTTCGACGGCACCCAGTGGACCGAGCACGTCCATTCGCACGGACGACAGGGCATCGACCCGCCCGGCGCCCCGGGTCACGTCCCGACCGTGCAGCGCGACTCGGCCAAGGTGCAGCGCGACGTCCAGCGGGCCGGGCAGGCCGGCACCGCTGGGTTCCAGGGCGGCGGCAGCATCTTCACCGAGCCGGTGCTGGTGGTGAACCAGAAGGCCAAGCTCATCGAGGTCAACAACGAGTACGCGATCTACGACCAGAACGCGCGCCAGATCGCGGCGGTGCGGCAGGTCGGGCAGAACGCGCTGAAGAAGGCCGCGCGCCTGCTGACGTCGTGGGACCAGTACATGACCCACAAGCTGCAGATCGTCGACATGACCGGCACGCCGGTGCTCGCGCTGACGCGGCCGGCCAAGGTCATCAAGTCGCGGATCATCGTCGAGGACCCGTCCGGCCGTGAGATCGGGCAGATCGTGCAGCAGAACGCGTTCGGCAAGATCCGCTTCGGCCTCGAGTCCGGCGGCCACGCCTACGGCATCATCCAGGGCGAGAACTGGCGGGCCTGGAACTTCGCGATCAAGGACCACACCGACACCGAGGTCGCGCGCGTCACCAAGACGTGGGAGGGGCTGGCCAAGACCATGTTCACCACGGCCGACAACTACGTCGTGCAGATCCACCGTCCGCTCGAGGAGCCGCTTCGCTCGCTCGTGGTCGCGGCGGCGCTGTCGATCGACACCGCGCTCAAGCAGGACGCCCGCGGCTTCGGCTGA
- a CDS encoding HAD family hydrolase, whose amino-acid sequence MTLVATDLDRTLVYSRGAIEAYGGGDVPVVAVERYRDADASFMTARAATSFAGLAERAVVVPTTTRTPEQLARITLPGPPPRYAVAANGGVLLVDGEPDDAWRRDVGRRLAGAAALPEVRAHVAAACDPGWTLSVREASELFCYAVVDRAALPAGFVAAETAWADARGWQVSLQGRKLYWVPRPLTKSAAVAEIARRAGAGHILAAGDSLLDADLLLAADAGIAARHGELVAAGWHAPHVVVTEAQGVLAGEEIVAWFVARVGDAVPIR is encoded by the coding sequence GTGACGCTCGTCGCGACGGACCTCGACCGCACCCTCGTCTACTCACGGGGCGCCATCGAGGCCTACGGCGGCGGCGACGTCCCCGTCGTCGCGGTGGAGCGCTACCGCGACGCCGACGCGTCGTTCATGACCGCACGGGCCGCGACGAGCTTCGCCGGGCTGGCCGAGCGCGCCGTGGTCGTCCCCACGACCACTCGCACGCCCGAACAGCTGGCCCGCATCACGCTGCCGGGCCCGCCGCCGCGGTACGCCGTCGCGGCCAACGGCGGCGTGCTGCTCGTCGACGGCGAGCCGGACGACGCGTGGCGTCGCGACGTCGGGCGGCGGCTGGCCGGCGCCGCCGCGCTGCCGGAGGTACGCGCCCACGTCGCGGCCGCGTGCGACCCCGGGTGGACGCTGTCGGTGCGCGAGGCGAGCGAGCTGTTCTGCTACGCCGTCGTCGACCGCGCCGCCCTGCCGGCCGGGTTCGTCGCCGCCGAGACGGCGTGGGCCGACGCGCGCGGCTGGCAGGTGTCGCTGCAGGGCCGCAAGCTCTACTGGGTGCCCCGGCCGCTGACCAAGAGCGCTGCGGTGGCCGAGATCGCGCGGCGGGCCGGTGCCGGACACATCCTCGCCGCCGGTGACTCGCTGCTCGACGCCGACCTGCTGCTCGCCGCCGACGCGGGCATCGCGGCCCGCCACGGCGAGCTCGTCGCCGCTGGTTGGCACGCCCCGCACGTCGTGGTGACCGAGGCACAGGGCGTGCTGGCGGGCGAGGAGATCGTGGCCTGGTTCGTCGCTCGCGTCGGTGACGCCGTCCCCATCCGCTGA
- a CDS encoding phosphoribosyltransferase domain-containing protein — protein sequence MDGTWDGAWVAERFGVALRTAVGAGRPLPELVGLALRRNPKRAHLLVSTVLGKHVPVDPRTVHGAGVDLGVAVRAVVGTLDVAVLGFAETATGLGHCVAEALGAPYLHSTRRRVATARDLAAFEEAHSHATGHRLLPEDPELLSRAEVVVLVDDELSTGRTARNTIAALHAVSPHRHYVLATLVDLRDAADRSAIADFAATLGVALDVVSLSAGSVEWPADFPSRAAELTARPDRGATCRPGEQTSPRFVVAHGWHAPDGGRHGVTFAQTRAMRAAAARVAAQLAPDLGDDVLVLGTEELMYAPTLIGVELAGQGVPVRVSSTTRSPVMALDESGYPIRSVLSFPSHDEADDGPGTRYAYNVARAEPWSDVVVVVDEDGDTAALRTGLLAQLSATCHRLHVVVLPTRRPLPAPLRGPAFGSYAADEVSWLLTDLSAVVLEAPTEEREEAIQSGGAHYAESLPVEYQPDEAYLRLFETALDASAERIAHAVGVVTEIVLAERGPGVVLASLARAGTPVGVLMRRWAAYRHGVDVPHHAVSIVRGRGIDTVALRWLAAHHDPAQVVFVDGWTGKGAIARELAAALATAAAELGVAFDPALAVLADPGSCVRTFGTREDFLVPSACLNSTVSGLVSRTVLNRRVLAPGTFHGAKFYRELAPADVSHRFLDAVTERFADVTARVDADWPVRQRADRTPTWAGWAEIERISAEYGIGDVTLVKPGVGETTRVLLRRVPWAVLVRAGAAEDLAHVLLLAEQRGVPVHEVPGLTYRCVGLIHPRFTRGATGADGRTAR from the coding sequence GTGGACGGGACGTGGGACGGCGCGTGGGTCGCCGAGCGGTTCGGGGTGGCGCTGCGCACCGCCGTCGGCGCGGGTCGGCCGCTGCCGGAGCTCGTGGGGCTGGCCCTGCGACGCAACCCCAAGCGCGCCCACCTGCTCGTGTCCACGGTCCTCGGCAAGCACGTGCCGGTCGATCCCCGCACGGTCCACGGCGCCGGTGTCGATCTCGGCGTCGCGGTTCGCGCGGTCGTCGGGACCCTGGACGTCGCGGTGCTGGGCTTCGCCGAGACCGCGACCGGCCTCGGCCACTGCGTCGCCGAGGCACTCGGCGCGCCGTACCTGCACTCGACGCGCCGGCGGGTCGCGACGGCCCGTGATCTCGCGGCCTTCGAGGAGGCGCACAGTCACGCCACCGGGCACCGTCTGCTGCCCGAGGACCCCGAGCTGCTGAGTCGTGCCGAGGTGGTCGTGCTCGTCGACGACGAGTTGTCGACCGGGCGGACGGCCCGCAACACGATCGCCGCGCTCCACGCGGTGAGCCCGCATCGTCACTACGTCCTGGCCACGCTGGTCGACCTGCGCGACGCGGCCGACCGGTCCGCCATCGCGGACTTCGCCGCCACGCTCGGCGTCGCGCTCGACGTCGTGTCGCTGTCGGCCGGCTCGGTGGAGTGGCCCGCCGACTTCCCGAGCCGGGCCGCGGAGCTCACCGCCCGACCCGATCGTGGAGCGACATGCCGCCCGGGCGAGCAGACGAGTCCACGATTCGTCGTGGCGCACGGGTGGCACGCGCCCGACGGCGGGCGGCACGGTGTCACGTTTGCGCAGACCCGCGCTATGCGAGCCGCGGCCGCACGGGTGGCGGCGCAGCTCGCTCCCGATCTGGGTGACGACGTGCTGGTGCTCGGCACCGAGGAGCTGATGTACGCCCCGACGCTCATCGGCGTCGAGCTGGCGGGGCAGGGTGTGCCGGTGCGGGTGTCGAGCACGACGCGATCACCTGTCATGGCCCTCGACGAGTCCGGGTACCCGATCCGCAGCGTGCTCTCGTTCCCCAGCCACGACGAGGCGGACGACGGACCCGGCACCCGCTACGCGTACAACGTCGCGCGCGCCGAGCCGTGGAGCGACGTCGTCGTGGTCGTCGACGAGGACGGCGACACCGCAGCGCTGCGCACGGGGCTGCTGGCGCAGCTGTCGGCGACCTGTCATCGGCTGCACGTCGTTGTGCTCCCCACCCGCCGACCGCTGCCCGCGCCGTTGCGTGGGCCCGCATTCGGCAGCTACGCCGCCGACGAGGTGTCGTGGCTGTTGACCGACCTGTCCGCGGTCGTGCTGGAGGCGCCGACCGAGGAGCGGGAGGAGGCGATCCAGTCCGGGGGCGCGCACTACGCCGAGTCGTTGCCGGTGGAGTACCAACCGGACGAGGCGTACCTGCGGTTGTTCGAGACGGCGCTGGACGCGAGTGCCGAGCGCATCGCGCACGCCGTCGGCGTCGTGACCGAGATCGTGCTGGCCGAGCGCGGCCCGGGCGTGGTGCTCGCCTCGCTCGCGCGGGCCGGCACGCCGGTCGGTGTGCTGATGCGCCGGTGGGCGGCCTACCGGCACGGGGTCGACGTGCCGCACCACGCGGTGAGCATCGTCCGCGGGCGGGGGATCGACACGGTCGCGCTGCGCTGGCTCGCCGCGCACCACGACCCCGCCCAGGTCGTCTTCGTCGACGGCTGGACCGGCAAGGGGGCGATCGCGCGCGAGCTCGCGGCCGCGCTCGCGACTGCGGCGGCCGAGCTGGGCGTGGCCTTCGACCCCGCGCTGGCCGTCCTCGCCGACCCGGGCTCGTGCGTGCGGACGTTCGGGACCCGCGAGGACTTCCTCGTACCGTCCGCCTGCCTGAACTCGACGGTCTCCGGCCTCGTCTCACGCACCGTCCTGAACCGACGGGTGCTCGCGCCGGGCACGTTCCACGGCGCGAAGTTCTACCGCGAGCTGGCCCCGGCCGACGTCTCGCACCGCTTCCTCGACGCCGTCACCGAGCGCTTCGCCGACGTCACCGCGCGCGTAGACGCCGACTGGCCGGTGCGGCAACGCGCCGACCGCACCCCGACGTGGGCGGGCTGGGCGGAGATCGAGCGCATCAGCGCCGAGTACGGGATCGGCGACGTCACCCTGGTGAAGCCCGGGGTGGGGGAGACGACGCGGGTGCTGCTGCGCCGCGTGCCGTGGGCGGTGCTGGTGCGCGCGGGCGCCGCCGAGGACCTCGCGCACGTGTTGCTGCTGGCCGAGCAGCGTGGCGTTCCGGTGCACGAGGTGCCCGGCCTGACCTACCGGTGCGTCGGGCTCATCCACCCGCGCTTCACGCGCGGCGCCACCGGCGCGGACGGGCGGACGGCGCGGTGA
- a CDS encoding HpcH/HpaI aldolase/citrate lyase family protein, which translates to MRHFDYLGEDDRERLFLRRPEEFGPADDLALVGVGLGATLYCPGTRPALARDIVRRSAQGVTSVVVCLEDSVPDGELAAAEHNVVAQLRELAAAADPTTLPMIFVRVRHDGQVPTLVAALDDAVRVLTGFVVPKFDEETGVPFLEAVVAASGATGHRLLVMPVLESPQVAYVESRIDNLLATRRLVDKYRHLVPAVRIGATDLSGAYGLRRSPDLTVWDVRVVADAISAVVNVFGRVAGGSYVVTGPVWEYFAAAERLFKPQLRESPFVAHADRGLRSEIIGADLDGLLREIVLDRANGLSGKTVIHPRHVAAVHALSVVTSEEFADATDVLATDGAGGAAASSYGNKMNESKPHTAWAQRTLLRARTFGVAREETSFVDLLDASLHP; encoded by the coding sequence ATGCGGCACTTCGACTACCTCGGCGAGGACGACCGGGAGCGCCTCTTCCTGCGCCGGCCCGAGGAGTTCGGCCCCGCCGACGACCTCGCACTCGTCGGCGTGGGCCTGGGGGCGACCCTGTACTGCCCGGGTACCCGGCCCGCGCTCGCCCGCGACATCGTGCGGCGGTCCGCGCAGGGCGTGACGAGCGTCGTCGTGTGCCTCGAGGACTCCGTGCCCGACGGCGAGCTCGCGGCCGCCGAGCACAACGTGGTCGCGCAACTCCGGGAGCTGGCCGCGGCCGCCGACCCGACGACGCTGCCGATGATCTTCGTGCGGGTCCGCCACGACGGGCAGGTCCCGACGCTCGTCGCCGCGCTCGACGACGCGGTGCGCGTGCTGACCGGTTTCGTGGTGCCCAAGTTCGACGAGGAGACCGGCGTCCCGTTCCTCGAGGCGGTCGTCGCCGCGAGCGGTGCCACTGGTCACCGGCTGCTCGTCATGCCGGTGCTCGAGTCACCCCAGGTGGCCTACGTCGAGTCGCGGATCGACAACCTGCTCGCCACGCGGCGCCTGGTCGACAAGTACCGGCACCTCGTACCCGCGGTGCGCATCGGTGCCACGGACCTCTCGGGTGCCTACGGCCTGCGCCGCTCGCCCGACCTCACGGTGTGGGACGTCCGCGTCGTGGCCGACGCGATCTCGGCCGTCGTCAACGTCTTCGGCCGGGTCGCCGGTGGCTCGTACGTCGTCACCGGCCCGGTGTGGGAGTACTTCGCCGCGGCGGAACGCCTGTTCAAGCCGCAGCTGCGCGAGTCGCCGTTCGTGGCGCACGCCGACCGCGGGCTCCGCTCGGAGATCATCGGTGCCGACCTCGACGGCCTGCTGCGCGAGATCGTCCTCGACCGCGCCAACGGGCTGTCGGGCAAGACGGTGATCCACCCCCGGCACGTGGCGGCGGTCCACGCCCTGTCCGTGGTCACGTCCGAGGAGTTCGCCGACGCGACGGACGTGTTGGCCACCGACGGCGCGGGCGGGGCGGCCGCGTCCAGCTACGGCAACAAGATGAACGAGAGCAAACCGCACACGGCGTGGGCGCAGCGGACGCTGCTGCGGGCACGGACGTTCGGCGTGGCGCGGGAGGAGACCTCGTTCGTCGACCTCCTCGACGCGAGCCTGCACCCGTAG
- a CDS encoding TerD family protein has translation MTQMQMGSNLTLPAGPVRVTLRWAGGTAGIPDVDASALLLQSSGVVATDADFVFYNQPEHPSGAVRVVARATATEYPIDVNPARLPATTDRVVVAASATGGTFGQVPGLEVVVTELTGGAVVATFAMHATEETAFVCAEIYRRGDTWKFRAVGQGYASGLAGLARDFGISTAESPAAAPPPAAPPPAATPPPVVTPFPAAAPPPAAAPAAPAVAPPAAPPSAPPAAPRVPAGNALDLDAPWPPR, from the coding sequence ATGACCCAGATGCAGATGGGCAGCAACCTCACCCTGCCCGCCGGGCCCGTGCGCGTGACCCTGCGGTGGGCGGGCGGGACGGCGGGCATCCCGGACGTCGACGCGTCCGCGCTGTTGCTGCAGTCCTCCGGCGTCGTCGCGACCGACGCCGACTTCGTGTTCTACAACCAGCCCGAGCATCCGTCGGGCGCCGTCCGCGTCGTCGCGCGGGCGACCGCGACCGAGTACCCGATCGACGTAAACCCGGCGCGACTCCCGGCGACGACCGACCGGGTGGTGGTCGCCGCGTCCGCCACCGGGGGGACGTTCGGTCAGGTGCCGGGGCTCGAGGTCGTCGTCACGGAGCTGACCGGGGGCGCCGTCGTCGCCACGTTCGCCATGCACGCCACCGAGGAGACCGCGTTCGTCTGCGCCGAGATCTACCGCCGCGGCGACACCTGGAAGTTCCGCGCCGTCGGCCAGGGGTACGCGTCCGGGCTCGCCGGGCTGGCGCGGGACTTCGGGATCAGCACCGCCGAGTCGCCCGCTGCGGCGCCGCCTCCCGCGGCGCCGCCTCCCGCGGCGACCCCGCCTCCCGTTGTGACCCCGTTCCCCGCTGCGGCCCCGCCTCCCGCTGCGGCACCGGCCGCACCTGCGGTGGCACCACCTGCGGCACCGCCGTCCGCACCACCCGCCGCACCGCGCGTCCCGGCCGGCAACGCCCTCGACCTCGACGCGCCCTGGCCGCCCCGCTGA
- a CDS encoding TerD family protein, whose protein sequence is MTTIAKGGNLPIDAPAVRAVLSWRGGAGVPDVDASALLLEASGVVSADHDFVFFNQPQHPSGAVRHLGKNGTADALDVDLAALPGTVERVVLAASADGGTFGQVPDLRLVVTDLASGAPLAEFALDAGSETAIVSGELYRRNGQWKFRAVGQGYDSGLAGIATDFGISVDDSPAPPPAAQYPPPPPPPAAQYPPPPPAAQYPPPPPDAAQYPPPPPPPGAPSPAVNLDKGRVSLVKGQRVSLVKTGAPPLRRVTMGLGWDPAARGKKIDLDASVVAYDQAGKKLEIVWFMHLKEFGGAIRHTGDNLTGKGEGDDERIDIDLSALPPQVASLVFTITSFGGQKFTEVANAFCRLVDAETRTELVRFDLTDSEPASAVLMAMLRRQPDGSWEMRAIGEFHKARTVKKLVDPGARHATAP, encoded by the coding sequence ATGACGACGATCGCCAAAGGCGGCAACCTGCCCATCGACGCCCCGGCGGTGCGCGCCGTGCTCTCGTGGCGCGGCGGCGCCGGCGTGCCCGACGTCGACGCCTCGGCGTTGCTGCTGGAAGCCTCCGGTGTGGTCTCCGCAGACCACGACTTCGTGTTCTTCAACCAGCCGCAGCACCCGAGCGGCGCCGTTCGCCACCTCGGCAAGAACGGCACCGCCGACGCCCTGGACGTCGACCTCGCCGCGCTGCCGGGCACCGTCGAACGGGTCGTGCTCGCCGCGTCGGCCGACGGCGGCACGTTCGGCCAGGTGCCGGACCTGCGTCTCGTCGTCACCGACCTGGCCTCCGGTGCCCCGCTCGCCGAGTTCGCCCTCGACGCCGGGAGCGAGACCGCGATCGTCAGCGGGGAGCTCTACCGCCGCAACGGGCAGTGGAAGTTCCGCGCCGTCGGGCAGGGTTACGACTCCGGGCTCGCCGGGATCGCCACCGACTTCGGCATCAGCGTCGACGACTCACCGGCGCCGCCGCCCGCCGCGCAGTACCCACCGCCACCGCCGCCGCCCGCCGCGCAGTACCCACCGCCGCCGCCCGCCGCGCAGTACCCACCGCCACCGCCGGACGCGGCGCAGTACCCGCCACCACCCCCGCCGCCGGGGGCGCCGTCGCCGGCAGTCAACCTCGACAAGGGGCGGGTCAGCCTGGTCAAGGGCCAGCGGGTGAGCCTGGTGAAGACCGGCGCGCCGCCGCTGCGCCGCGTGACGATGGGCCTCGGGTGGGACCCCGCGGCGCGCGGCAAGAAGATCGACCTCGACGCGTCGGTCGTCGCGTACGACCAGGCCGGCAAGAAGCTCGAGATCGTCTGGTTCATGCACCTCAAGGAGTTCGGCGGCGCGATCAGGCACACCGGCGACAATCTGACGGGGAAGGGCGAGGGCGACGACGAGCGGATCGACATCGACCTGTCCGCGCTGCCGCCCCAGGTCGCGTCCCTCGTCTTCACCATCACCTCGTTCGGCGGTCAGAAGTTCACCGAGGTGGCCAACGCCTTCTGCCGCCTGGTCGACGCCGAGACGCGCACCGAGCTCGTCCGCTTCGACCTGACCGACTCCGAGCCGGCGAGCGCGGTCCTCATGGCGATGCTGCGCCGCCAACCCGACGGCTCGTGGGAGATGCGCGCCATCGGCGAGTTCCACAAGGCCCGGACGGTGAAGAAGCTCGTCGACCCCGGCGCCCGGCACGCCACCGCCCCCTGA
- a CDS encoding TerD family protein — protein sequence MTRGANVSLTREIPNLRGLVLGAKWNAGSERVLDDNLVFAALLCDHSGRVRSDRDFVFFNQIASAELSVQQLEQALGDDNVQIEVDLAAVPGDIERIVCVLYVNEGPAQRRTLGQLRSCAIRVLNLDGNAELVRSEELATGFDRETAVALGEVYRHRASGQDEWKFKVLGQGYSQGIGGIASDYGVPL from the coding sequence ATGACACGAGGCGCGAACGTCTCGCTGACGCGCGAGATCCCCAACCTGCGTGGGCTCGTGCTCGGGGCGAAGTGGAATGCCGGGTCCGAGCGCGTCCTCGACGACAACCTGGTGTTCGCGGCGCTGTTGTGCGACCACAGCGGGCGGGTGCGCTCGGATCGCGACTTCGTCTTCTTCAACCAGATCGCGTCGGCCGAGCTGTCGGTGCAGCAGCTGGAGCAGGCGCTCGGCGACGACAACGTGCAGATCGAGGTCGACCTCGCCGCCGTGCCGGGTGACATCGAGCGGATCGTCTGCGTGCTGTACGTGAACGAGGGCCCCGCGCAGCGTCGCACGCTCGGGCAGCTGCGCTCGTGTGCGATCCGGGTGCTGAACCTCGACGGCAACGCCGAGCTCGTCCGGTCCGAGGAGCTCGCCACCGGTTTCGACCGGGAGACCGCGGTCGCGTTGGGGGAGGTCTACCGGCATCGCGCGTCCGGGCAGGACGAGTGGAAGTTCAAGGTGCTGGGCCAGGGCTACTCCCAGGGCATCGGCGGCATCGCCAGCGACTACGGCGTGCCGCTGTGA